AcaaacattttcttttctgaaTAATTTTTTACAGAGATttcaattttataaaatattattgtagGCACTTTGATTTTTATTCGCTTTTGCATTCTGATAAATATTTTTACCAGTTAACCGCTAACTTGACATTTAGTGAACCAGTTGTGTACTTTCATCCAGCTGTAGACCTAGCTAAATTAAAATAGAGAGAAAGACCGTAATAAGAATAATGGAATAACGATAAGTCAATTTaagggatttacattttaaatgaaaacctatAGCCATCGAGCTACTATTATTTATCTACTAGCTACGATTATTACATGTAGTAGCTCGGTGCTATACCTCCTCCACTGCTCGCCCGTATGTTGAACGCAATAAAATTTAATAGTTTCCCACGATAGAAATAGGAcataaaatatatttcccagtgcaatatgtaCATCTTCATATAAAACTAAacaattttgggttaaaaatggacaaataaagaaaataaattctAACTCTCCTTATCGGGTATCGGCCCCTCAACCTCTCGCACCCAAGGCGAGAACCATACCGCTATACCAACCTGTGTGGTTTGTGGAAAgttattagagacattgcgatttctaaacgtagacatcggacgtacgttgatctattcaaaaccactctcctgtatcgaagcgaggtcacgtatttagctatttttgaagatattccacgtgcgaaatcgacgtagatacatcgttgaaaatgcacaaaatttgtgcacaatatattaaagacagtcaaagataatgaacatatgaaggaaagtctaattattattatgatcctttttgtttgtaacaaatcattataacaaaggtacagcgatgtgttaaaaattgactaaatttaaacgcaatattcacacgcagagattgcccattgaaatgtgtgtgatactttgcgttaaaaAAATTACATTCCGATTTCTCATTTAGGATACAACGTATAAtaaaaaacgcagatgctacgttgaaatatgctgattttacctcatgtctaagtccatgcaacgcgcccaattttcaggacgaaaaagtctcattttgaaagtaaagtcatgatgtatgtatgtagtgatctttaatctaccaaaatatatgttttggggcaactataatatttggggagcacaaaaaacaattaggtttaatcagcatgtaggtcaaaattttaatcaaaatcaaaagcggtctgtttgaatttaTGCAGAGACTCAGCTCACTGCTATTTTttcatcactatgccctctatcgacttaggttagaagctgttagattagatcaaatattatagtctttattctggctttcttgttctccttcgtgacgaatgagcacaatccagtctggaaccgagactagcaatattcaacaccgtattaacgtacgcgaaaacgtacgtgctacgtgctgcgtttggaaaatcgcaatgtctctagtaTAAATATATCGGCGCCGGGCGCAAAAGTAACGTACATTATTGGAGGTAAATATCATTATGTCATTATTTTAGCCAATCATGGTTGTTCTTTATAATCCTGAATAATTAACGATGCGATTGTTCTTTATGATTCTGTATAGGCCTAATTAACGATGCGAATTTcgagtgatttaaatcaaatttcatgatataaaaCCTCCAAGCAATTAAATTATTAGCATTTcagaggtggtgggtctttgggagctgacggcgaacaagtaaaaggggtCGTTTTGAGCTGAAAACAGTCACAAtcatgtgaggaatgagcaatttaaggtccttttagagctgaaatgatcaatatCAAGGGTCTTTTGAAGCTCTATATTGTTCAAATTTAGGGATCTAtcggagctgcaaaatccaaaaaaaaggggttttccgggggagcatacccttAAGGTtcttttgtgttaagtgccctccGGGAATGTCAATGTCTTATTTCATTAATTTTGTAGTTGGGGCCCCAAAGGTCAAGATAGTAAGGGACCCTGTTAGCATCTGCTGACTTgttgacagcttaaatccgccacttgGTGAGGGTAGCCTATATACCCTACAAAGTTGGACGAGGGGTGACGTTGGGCTCTATGCGTATACAAGAAAGTGTAGCAAAGGCCTAGAAGTTTCCCTCTCCAGTAAAACGGCACTTTATTACTAGgccatgtgtcctgaactcgccacccttagcgttacatcacaaatattatgaatttttacaccaatcgagtttctaattagattatatccacaattatcaaccctaaatagagtcaaaatccaatttacagcctttacagaagcagactatgcactaaaatatcaatcccatagagtttgtgtgtaccacatccacCACCTCCGCTACCCTGTCCATTCTGAATtatatgaagcacagtgtcagtttTAAAAAGGCTAACAGAATTcattttacagggttgaaagtgcatttagCAATAAAacgagaccacaagcatgacaatagcttcttgcttggcagagatatcatcatttaatttgagtcgaatttggaaaaatgtaacatcgccacctCTTTTGGATggtgagttcaagacgcacgaccaCTATTAAAGTATATCATGTATTTCCGATTAAATTTCCTATCAGTGTATTAGTAAAACATATGGTTCTTGAGAATATTCAACCACAAAATATGCCCAGTGCGCTCATGAATCTAGAATATCGTATTTACCTCTCTGCACTGCTACTCACCAAGTCATATAATCAGCGCTCCAGTTCTTTTTATTCACACCGTTTGTTGTTCTATATTCTGCATGCACATCTGCACAATATGAGCATCATCGCCTTACTCCTGGGAGAAGCTTTGTTTGGAGAACCATACGTGAAGACTTGAAGACCAGTATCTTTATTAACTCATTGGCACATAAATTTGTCAGTTAACCGATAAAGAATCACCGTTACTGATTGTTGTTTATTAATTATCAAGAAAATCTGAGAGCTTGAATTTAGCACACAAATGTTGTCGactttcatttcatatttcataaatattatAGTGGCGTGCGTGCGTGCGTGTGTGCAAGACACATACAAACTAGAGCTGATGTGGCTCACGAACCACGAATGTTAGACGGTGGCTTCTAATTTTCATGACCTCTGCATGATATTTGGCCGCAGCCATTATGAACAATTTATTGATCTCAATTATGTGTTTTTCTTGACCAACTGTGGTCACGTTTAAGCCCAAACgagcaaatttaacattttacccataaccatgataactgactttcgacctcagatgacctcagtTTTTCATATTCCTGTTATATCGAGGATTATTTTTGACAGGTTCAAGTCCAAGTGGCCAGTGCGCACCCCCACACTCTCGCCTGACCCTCCCACTTTAATTAAACCCATAATGTGATGTGTGTCACACGTCTGGATGAACATAGATAATTAAAATAAGGTTAATtctctattaagggggtactacacccctgtgcaattttgtgcctatttttgcatttgtctcaaaaattatagcgcattggggacaagtaagatatgcatattatatgggcaaggactacaactactgcattggaaattttatttcagcagagacaacagttctggagttacagtcaaaaatgaggggaaacccatatttgatcaatacatcaataactacttgctttgagttgctgaattgtcagtgcagtagttgtagtccttgcccctataatatacatatcttacctgtcaccaatgtgctataatttttgagaaaaatgcaaaaataagcacaaaattggccatgggtgtagtacccccttaaagaccctgaaagaaaatgtcaaattgatgcaccaaatggcttcgatTGGACCTTTATTTTGCCAGATTTTCGAACCCCCTGTTTATGGATAAACAAACCCATTTTTCGCTtcttggacacccaacactatatattgaaagcaataatttatattctattacctccacgacccattattcaaaatcgcgcactgtgatttgttgaaacgcgtcacgtgagagcccattattctgcaataatgggtcgagcgccgtaacatattctacgcacagcataacgcttggttacgcgtgtaatatttccgcgatacgcgctgtcacttacgcgtacgcgctccaccttgaagtaaacaacttaaaatatttgtgccaaaaaatgatattttctctataaatcgcactattttatggtaatagaatagaaataaagggtgcagcattatcctttacacgcaaataatgtgtcctcggcagtaaaacgtttaaataatgggttcggctgcgcctcacccattatttacgtttttactgcctcggacacattatttgggtgtaaaggataaggcattaccctttatttcttaaatagtgTCCACGAATGGCATCAATAATTATTTGGgaattttcggatttttcaagctaaaattgtacacaataacagTGCCAAAATAGCccaacaaatggcttcaattgagcATTCAGTTtacaaaggtttctcacctctatcgCTTCTcatttggacacccaacactatctatttaaagcaataatttatacaataatgcaAACATGTCCACGAATGGATTAAATTCAGCCTTCGTTACACCAATTTTTGGCCTTATCAAactaaattgtacacaataatagtaccaaaaatggcccaccaaatggcttcaaatgggccttcattttgcaaaggtttGTCTCTTCTGAGGGGGTACATCAAATACCCATGATACGTTGTGGGTGATCAAGTGGCCATTATGTATATTTCCTACAAATTAACCACCACTTATTGCCCCCTCCTTCCAAATCATTACGCGGCCACTCCAGAGTAGGTATTCCTCCACTTGCAAAAACGTGAAACTTAAACTGCAACGGCATTATACACTATAATCCAAACTAAGTCAATATGTCCTGGAGAAATATATCGTGAATCTATTGTTATATGAGAAGCGATTCTATGTAAAAGTCACAGCCATCTTCATCGAGTAACTCTGCAGTTGTTTTACTCGTCTGAAGACGACATACACCACCTGTACTGCCATTCCCTTGAACAAAATCGAAACTACGACATCTGTCGTCATTTAAGCAATGCCGGGAGCAATCAATTTTAGATCTGACTGTTCTTATATCAATGGTTGTGTCAACTGTACCGATGCATTGGTCTCCATCAATTCTGGTGTACCCCACAGAACCTGATAGAAAATgaaacataatttattcaaggAGTTACTTAttgcaagaaggccctatcttCAATTAGGTGTGATAGTATAGATGTATTATATATTAACTATAATCCCTATTCACTTCGTCGGCATGATGTCAttcgcttatttatttatttatttatttatttatttatttatttatttatttatttatttatttatttatttatttatttatttatttatttatatttattctgATTTATATATCCGGCTAAAAAGCAAATTGCAATCAAAAGAGCATGAAGAAGGATGTATACTTAAATGGGCTAGCCTAGAGGAGTCGCAAACACCAAGAAATTAGAGAGTACTAGGCGAAATGCTGGCTGCAAATTTGCTTCGACTTcaacatatacagggtgtcccaaaaacagaagcccctcattgcgccctctttttctcctattttgattacatatattttggtatgtaaagaaacctttaatcgttagctttaataaaccaaaagaaTTATTTCAATCAACCCacaagatatgcccttttgaataaaggtacccgtttttcactctgtccacggatagcaaacagagtggttgagatagctcatgctgtggagtggcctgcaaaaTCACCAAACCTCACATCACTTCaatttttcctttgtggcaaagaTCTTCGCAAAGGcattactgaatgcatttgcaagtatccggcgcacaaggacggtacgcaacgcaattgatgcaatgaggaccagggctgaaacatgTATTCGCCAAAGACAGTCCAAACAACCTTTTAGGGCTaatttttatcctaaaaagagaaagcaagaaagcaagaaacaacaaagtaagaaagtaagaaacataataaaacaaaaaggcataaataaccaagcatctattttacccacaaattaatgtcattattaacaaaatccattgccgataaagttattttataaagttatcattcaggaatgtttgatattcatgcatggtgtgtgtactccttttcaatctttgaagtagccaaaccttctccgcggacagagtgaaaaaaaaccgggtacatttctttaaaagagcatatcttcagaagttgtgagccgattgagataattgttttggtttattaaagctaacgactcaaggtttttttacataccaaaagatatttgatcaacttttcacaaataggaaaaaagagggcgcaatgaggggcctttttttgggacaccctgtatatgaagATCGATTTGCTCTGTTCTACTTTAACGCGAACGTTTAATTTGTTACTGCACCTACAGTATATCAATAGGCGATCAAAAGAAGGCCATGTGTAAGTGACTGCAGCAAAGTTTCGAACTTTTGTTCTGTCGAGTGGGTTGTTGGTCACACTCGAACACAAATGACTCTTTTTGCCATATTTACCTTCAATGCATTACAACATGCCACTCATCTGCTTAATTcaaataaacatgaatgaactcgctaaACCATGACCTCTTGAATGGGGATTATTTCAGTAGCTATCgctgatatcatcatcatattatttttaaattagcTATATATGTTGCAATTAAATATTCCAATGATAGTatattattaaagccataatgtaagaTTTTCAtcaagctataattttgttattttttaccaaGAATGTTGAAGTAATAAAAGCAGTCAACTAACATAAAACATGTAGTCTCCACACATGGATAAAGTCCTTGGGTATATGCCGAACCCACTCATTACACTCCCACAGATAGGTGCGTCCCACAAGATTACATTCTAGGCCCAATACTTTCTTACCTGGACATGCATCAACGCATACACCAGTAAACACGTAGACTTCACACATGGTTAAAGTCCCTGGGTTTATGCCAAACCCACTCGTGACACTGACGTATTTCCCACAAATTGGTGTGCCACATTGTACAGTCACTGTAGCCCCCGGTCCAGCCTGCGTGGATGTGATGGGTGAACCGCATTGTTTGTGTAAGGAGGTATCGGGATAGGTGCCAACTTGAACAATAGAGTCTACCAAACGTTCATCTGTCGTAAATCAAAAGTTCATAAGTTACTGTTAATCGGTATAACCATGATGCCACCTTTTCAATTGATTATATCGTAATTTGGGTCATTGTCATTGCTTCGTGTATTTCGTTCAAAATAAAGGTAAAATAGGACTATACAGTATAAACTAtctaagaaatgaaaaaaaaatgtaaagctATCATTACTATCATTTTTTCGACTACGTGAACTCGGTTTGTCGCAGCTACAAAACGCCCACAAGACAACGGTCGAACTATTGTTCAGCCTTTAAAGGGCAAAATATAGTCTAAGGTGTTTGTTAGGTAAAATGATGGCGTTTTCCGCAAAACGGTCGGAACTAAATTTTTGCTTTTTTAATGCCAAATATACTCCGACGTTTTGTTGCGTCAAACGTGGCGTTTTCGTTCTCCTTAGCAATTTGCTGTTGTTTATTGCATCCTTCGGTTCTTTCAGCTCGAATGACCAGCTTTGTTCGGGACATTGTTTGACTTGGACATCTTCTGCAGCAAAGGAAGCTACAGTAAATTTTATCTGCTACGGCAGACGCTACGGCAGTTATACATCTTTCGCAACAGAAAAAAAATGTCCTCATTTTCAATGACTTTTAGGTCACTATATATTCTGACGTTTTTGCGGTCATTTTGCCATAGCATCAGATATCACGTTTTCAGTTCTCGAATGCGTGTTTCCGTTGTCAATTACGGCCTTCGTTTTTCCTCTCTAAATGATCACTTTTGTTCAGGATTTTGTTTGCCTTATTGACGTCCTCTTGCAACAAAAGACGCTGCGTAAGACCGCTGCGTCTGTCGCAACGTCTTCAAGACGCGGggctattatatatatatataatatatatagaccTCTAGCCATATATTAACTTACGACAGCACTCTGATCTATTAATGATGACCACTTTCTGAATGCACATATATTCTCCTAAATCAACATTCCACCAAGCTGGGTTCACATCGCCACCGTCTgagaagataaagaaaaaaaaatgattgttAGTTAGACCAAAAACAGTTCACATCTGTAATTGTCCAACCATATAGACAGGATAATTTTATTTTCCTTCTCCACCTGACGAAGGTCCGACGAAGGACCGACGAAGGTCCGACGAAGGTCCAACAAAAGTCCAACAAAGGTCCAACGAAGGTCCAACGAAGGTCTGACAAAGATCCGATAAAGGTCCAACGAAGGTCCCACGAAGGTCCGACGAAGGTCCAATGAAGGACCAACGAAGGTCTAACGAAGGTCCGACGACTTGCGGCCGATTTTCCTTTGTGACagaccaggcggcataggaagcgcaacacgtgacgtacgaggctggcgaagatacagggctgacagccccattcaaaatacacggttagcaattacaaatggaaaattaacatacttgcagtgtggtacattgtcgtaccccgacggttttagagtaagataattttgctttgacaccacataacaaatttagaattgtttgtgaagatttcatgattatgtgttaatccaatggcgacctcaaaattggcgatatcgcttccatcaccgcctgtgaCAGACACTGCGGATATTTCGCCGCCAGCGTCATCTGTAGAGACGAAAATATTCAGCTGCAGAAATATGGGatctaagagcacatcagacacaccaaattgcattctgcatacgaggaatgtccttctgaaatcaatttttaaaattgatatttctttTATATTAAACAGTTAACAGTTCTCGacgtaaacttaataaatctaatgatatttactaaaATGTACTAATTTACTAAGTAAAAGTGGATAACGGGGATATTAGGTCACATTTACCTTCAactctctctcacccaatgaccccgttgtTTGTATCATCACCCAAAGACATCCCTTTTAGATTTTAGCTCTCTCCGAATAACTCCAATTTGTTCCtctaaaatgaccaaaattgtgtgattttttccaaaatatgttcaaacttTTGCTCACTTTAGATTGTTATGTACCCAAAATTGTCTAGGTCTGCCTGAGTGACTTAGTGGCGCTTCTCATCAAATAACACCTTTTCATGTTTTTATGTTCACCAAAACACGAGTACACCCTCCCATCGGCACTTCAAAAGTTGAGTCCTCTACTCCCAGCCCCCACCCCCGGGTGCTGGATCTACCTGTATGAGTACAAGAGCCTGATGGATATAATGTGTTATCATTGCCGTCTACCGCCCTCTCTGGTACGCCACCAGAACTAACTGAGCTTTGAGTTACCGTCTTATCGGCAAGGTAGACTTCTGTAAAACAAGTAAAGACACAAATACGTTTTAAGCCTTTTCAatttaataaatgcgtatcacttgttagagtgaaattgtacaaaataataatgcacttgtactgagatgttgatacgtctaatgacgcatcaacatctcagtacacgtgcattattttgtacaatttcactcccaacaagtgatacgcattgtAATCTATTGTGTAAAGTCATTATGTATACATTGGTTACTGCATGGTACAAACAACAATTAAATTTTCGCATGTCGTGATCTTAGTATTCTCTTTTAAGGGTATCTACGAAAAAACgcttattttcaatatttaagtTGATTTGGACATTGAATTTGCAATTTACGTCAATAACTGCACGATTTACGTCAATAACTGCACGATTTACGTCAATAACTGCACGATTTACGTCAATAATCGCACGATTTACGCCAATAACTGCACGATTTACATCAATAACTGCATGATTTACGTCAATAACTGCACGATTTACGTCATTAACTGCACGATTTACGTCAATAACTGCACATATTACGATGCTTCATaaaccactgtgttgtaatttgtcTGTTCGACAGTCAGATATTACAGATTGGATGATGTATTTGTCAGGTGAGCGCGACTGCAAAACATGCACGCAAACATTATTTCTGATGGCATATAAATCTCAAGTTGggtggatgaggttgtggatcacaaaCTGCCCCGTAATACAAACACaatgaataaaatgttttaaaatataccaTAAGGGGCTAGGAGCCAATTGATTAGTGCGCAATAATTGatgtaaaattaaaacaataactCGCCCAATTCAGACAAAGACATCACTCAAGCATATGCTTCACGATAGGAGATAAATTACCGAAATGATCTATTTGCCTATAATAGTTCTTAGATTGAGCAATCTGTTCTGTTGGTTTGCTGTTTTTATGttcgtgtgtgttttttttttttcacttacccCATAAATCAAATACGGAATTACGATAAGGTCCTCCGCAAATTTGCGATGCATCCCCGGTACAGGGCATATAACAATCTGATTCAGGAGATTGTCCATATACATCATAAGACACGCCATCGCTACCACACCAACACGTTTGACCATTTTGCATAGCCGCGAATCGCGATTCATGAAATTTGCAGTGTGAAATGCACTTAGTGATCGTTACCTGTTCCCTCCATACATGATCGGGTATTGCCCTGTTTGCAGTATCGATATAACAACCAAGGTACCGGTGATTTTCTggagaataaaa
This DNA window, taken from Amphiura filiformis chromosome 16, Afil_fr2py, whole genome shotgun sequence, encodes the following:
- the LOC140135832 gene encoding uncharacterized protein → MDCLLFFVGLFVTTLEATFIENHRYLGCYIDTANRAIPDHVWREQVTITKCISHCKFHESRFAAMQNGQTCWCGSDGVSYDVYGQSPESDCYMPCTGDASQICGGPYRNSVFDLWEVYLADKTVTQSSVSSGGVPERAVDGNDNTLYPSGSCTHTDGGDVNPAWWNVDLGEYMCIQKVVIINRSECCHERLVDSIVQVGTYPDTSLHKQCGSPITSTQAGPGATVTVQCGTPICGKYVSVTSGFGINPGTLTMCEVYVFTGVCVDACPGSVGYTRIDGDQCIGTVDTTIDIRTVRSKIDCSRHCLNDDRCRSFDFVQGNGSTGGVCRLQTSKTTAELLDEDGCDFYIESLLI